The DNA region CAGATCAATGCCGGCGCTGACACCCGCCGACGACCAGACATGTCCGTCCTTGACGAAAATCGCGTTGGGCTCGACGCGGATGTCGGGAAAGCTGTCCTGCAAACGCGGACAATAGCGCCAGTGCGTTGCAGCACGCTTGCCGTCCAGGATCCCGGTCCAGGCCAGCGCAAACGCGCCGAGGCAGACTGATGCGATACGGCGCGCCTTCGGCAGCGCCTCCGTAATCCAGTTCATCAACTCGGCGTCGTTGCGGATCTTCCAGATACCGGGCCCGCCGGGGATTACCAGCGTGTCGACCTGGGCGGGCGCAACACTGGCGATCGGCGCCGTGTCGATCATCATACCGACATCGGTCGGCACCAAGCCGCCTGAAGTCGACAGATAGGATAGCGAATAGTCCGGCCCGGGCAGTTCGATCGCCTCCAGCTCCGCGAACACCTGAGCCGGCCCCGAGATGTCAAGCAAGGTCACGCCCGGAAAGGCAACGATCGCGATCCGCCGTGTCGCTTTCTTGTCGCGCGGCTCGGGCCGGGGCGGCTTGGCAGTTTTCGAGGGCATATTGTCCTTTAAGCCATTCGAGGCTGCCCTGTATAGCTTGCAATGGAATTCTGGAGTTCTGCCATGTCGCGAAATCTGGGCAGCGGATACGAGGCGATCAAATCGCCTTGGGCGGATTACGCGATCTACAGTCTACCCAATGCCTCCCGGGTCGAAGCCCGCGACCGCCAGCCGCTGATGGACGCCATGAACGGCATCATTGCCGTCAACTGGCAGGCCACCGAGCCGCATTGGACGGCAACCTCCTCACCCTTCGACCAGAAGTACAGCCTGATCCTCGTCTATGACGGCTCCGGCCTCGTGGCCTTCTCGGTCTACCGCATCCTGCAGATGTCGGCCGGACTTGGAATTTATCGCAGCGGGACAGAAGTACTCCCGGCGCATCAGGGCCGCGGCCTCTACGGCTTCTTTACGGCGGAAGTTCTGAAATGCTCCGGCGCCGCCGAGAGGGCCGACGGCAACGTGCTCTACGGCTGGCGGACCCGCAATCCGATCGTCTGGGCAGCGAACGCTAAAATTTGCGAGAAAGTTTCTCCATCGTTGCTCGATGATGCGCAGGACTCTGCGTTGCAGGCGGCCTGTGTCGAGATGTGCACCTCACTCTATCCGGGCAAGCCGCTCGAACTGCCCGACATGATCATGCGTGGCGCTTACGGCCACATTAAACACCATCGGCAGGCCTATCGTGGCACCGCGTCGCTGGTCGATGCTGCGATGTCGCGGAAGATTCCGAATTCAGCGGATGCCCTGTTCTCTGTGGGTTACGCGAGGGTGTGATGTCGATGCTCGGACAACAAGCCGTTTACGCCCCGACGACCCGCTTCACCGACCGCGCCTATCTCGCCTGGACGGCGGTGGCCATCGCCTACGCCATTGCCTTCCTGCAGCGCGTGTCACCGCAATCGGTAAGCCTCAGTTTCCTGCACGACTTCAACACCGATGCGGCCGGTGTTGCGATGCTCGCCTCGAGCTATTTCTGGGGCTACACCTTGATGCAGATTCCGGCCGGCCTTCTGGTCGACCGCTACGGCGTCAAGCGCGTCGTCCTCCTCAGCATGATCGCCTCATCGCTCGGCAGCGCAGCGTTCGCGCTGGCGCCGAACCTGCTCGACGTTTTTGCTGCGCGCCTGATTGTCGCCTGCGGCGATGCACTGGTCTTCACGGCACTCCTGAAGCTCGTGGCACAAAGTTTCGCTGATGAGCGGTTCGGCATGATGTCGGGTATTTCGCAGGTCTCCGGCTATGTCGGAGGCGTGATCGCGACCACGCCGCTCGCAGCCGCCGTCTCGGGGTTTGGCTGGCGGGCCTGCTTCCTGTTCATCGCCTGCATTGGCCTCGCCAACCTCGCCTACGCCAAGCTCGCGCTCAAGCCTGATCCGGCATCGCACAGCAACAAGACGCTGAAGGGCGTCGTGATCGCTGCGCGGCAATCGCTGGCCCATATCGCGAACTGGGGCTGTGCGATGACGTTTGCGTCGCACTTCGCGGTCGTGACGACGCTGTCGGGCGTCTGGGGCATTCCGATGGTCGCCCACTTCTTCCATATCTCCCCGACGGCCGCCGGCACGCCGCTGCTCGCCTTCATGATCGGCAATGCGCTCGGCTCGATCTTCCTGGGTCACGCCGCCGATCGTGCCGCGGCGGCGCTCGACCGCGCATTGATCGGCATTTGCGTGTTGCGCATGCTGCTGATCGCGATGCTGCTGCCGCAGGTCGCCCGGACATTTGGTCTCGCCTACGTCACCGTCGTGTTCACGGCCTTGGGGCTCGTCGCCGGCGGCACCGTCCCGCTGGTGCTGAAATGCGTGAAGAAGCTCTACACCTCCGAACTGATCGGTGTCGGCGCTTCTGTGAACACCACTGCTGCCGGGATATTCGCCGGCGTCTCGCAGCCGATCATCGGCTTTGCGATGCTTGCAGCCAGCAACGCCTCCGGAACCGACGCCGTGCACAACACGGCCGCGATCGGTGACGGCGGCTACAGCGCCTTGATCGTCATTCTCCTTCTCATGTCGCTGCCGGGCATTGCCGGGCCGCTATTGATGAGAAGCAAGTTGATAGCCCGTTAGTGTCGTTATGAGTGTAGGGGGTGTTATGGAGCGCTTGTTCTTGAGAAAAGGTGAAGTCGCGTCAAACTTTCCGGTCAGCAGCTGGCAGAGCGTGATGTTCTCCGAGTTTGAAGCGCAGATGAGCAGCGAGGCAAGGCCGTTCCCTTGCGTGTTCGGGGTGACCGGACATCGCCAGGATCAGCTCCGCTATCTTTTCCTCGACCCGTATGACGTTGCTGTGCTCGGCGAGCAGCTCGCACAATATGTCTCAGAGGCGCGCTCGTTCGGCCCCAATACCTCGTTGATCGTGTTCACGCGTCCCCGCCCCGTGCAGACGCTCGATGCCTACTATCGCAAGATGTGGCTGACGCTCGACCAGCTCGCACGCCTGGACAAGAACCCGTGGCCATCAGAGATTCCGGAACAGATCGACCACCCGATGTGGGAGTTCTCGTTTGCCGGTGAGCCCATTTTCGTCGTGTGCACGACGCCCGCTCATGTGATGCGCCAGAGCCGCCGATCCAGCGCCTTCATGCTCACGTTCCAGCCGCGCTGGGTGTTCGACAAGATCCTCGGGACGGAAAAGGCCGCGACTGCCGCATTCGCCGAGGTGCGCAAGCGCCTGATCCCGTACGACAGCGCGAGCCCCTCTCCGCTTCTTGGCCGCTACGGCGCGACCGATGGCCGCGAATATCTGCAGTACTTCCTGCACGACGACAACAATGCGAGCGGAGGCTGCCCCTTTGCCAAGCTCGCGCAGAACAAGACGCCAGCTATCGCGAACAAGGAACAGGCAGCATGACCCAAATCATTGCGGGCACGAAGACCGAATTTGCCATCGATCCGGAGATTCTCAACCTGCTCCCGGCCCAGGGGTCCGTCGAGCTGCAGCATGATGCAGCCGGCAAGGTGCATCACTTCCATACCCATCCGGTCGATGAAATCCTGATGATCATCAGCGGCCGGTTGAACTTCATCTGGGACGGCGGTGAGCGGGTCGTCGGTGCCGGCGACACCATCCTGCTGCCTGCCGGCACCCGGCATCAATCCGAAGCGCTCGAGGGTGGTGCAATCTACGTGATCGCGACACAGCCGCCCGCTAGGTCAATGAACAACTGATATCCAGGAAAAACGCGAACACCTCAGGACAGTGAGGGATCGCGCGGCGGCTCAACCGCCAAACGTTCGACCAGCTCGATGACCTCGGAACGCTGGTCGGGCGCAAGTCGAAGGAAAGCCTTCAACAGTCGCAGGCTTTCCAGTGTTTCGCTCGATGGAGCTCCGAGCTTGTTCTGCAGCTCTGCAACGTATGTGGGATTTTTCATCTCGCACCTTAAGTGAGGATTACGAATGGCATACCCAGGTAAACGTGAAGGCTTGGCCCAGAAGGTCGACACCGCAGCGCAAGAGGCCGAACGCCTTGGCCTGACCACGGCAACCCTCATACTCCGGATGGCCCGTCTCGAGATTGATCGGGCGGAGCCCGAGGAAGTTGAAAGTATGCCAAGGAACAACTTGCGCAGCAAGCCGAACTGAGGTCCTGAACGGGCCAGTTCCGGGTCGAAGGCCGCCGGCACGCGGTGGGGGCCCGCGACGTCTGAACGACATCTTGCGAGGCGAGAGGCTTCCCTCTCGCCTCAGGTCAGGTGGTTAGCGCTTATCTGATCTTTGGTTCAGACCAAACGGCTAGCCGGTGTTACCTGGCTTGCCGAACGCGCCTGCCTCGGCCAAAGCGGCGATGCGCCGGTCGTCGTAGCCAAGCGTCTTGCTCAACACATCCCGGGTGTGCTGACCGAGCAGCGGAGCCGCAACGGGATCGACCGTAGGTGTCAGGCTCATATTGACCGGCGACTCGATGTTCGGAACCGAGCCGGCGGTCGGATGCGCGATTCTGCTCAGGCGATGACGATCGCGCACCTCGGGTGCGTTGAAGCCTTCCTCGACCGTACGCAGATAGCCAACCGGAATATTGGCCTTCTTCATCTTTGCCATCCAGTGCTCGAGCGTGTCGCTTGCAAACACGCTGGCGATGATGGCGCGCAGCTTCTCCTTGTTGGCGGTCCGCGCCTTGCGGTGAGCAAACTCGGGGTCGGTGACGAGATCCGGGCGATCGAGTACGTCGGTCACGAGCCGGCGATAGAGCCGGTCGTTGGCGCAAGCCATATAGAGCGGACCATCGGACGCCCGGTAGACGCCGACGGTCGGCGAACCGTTCGGTGAGTTGCCGAAACGGCCGGGGTTGTTGCCGTTGATGAGATAGGCCATGCCGTAGAAGCCGGTCATCGACACTGCGGTGTCGATCAACGCGACCTCGACCTGCTGCCCGCGACCGAGCCGATCCCGCGCAATCAAGGCGAGCAGGATGGCGTTGCAGGCCGACATACCGGTTGCCATGTCCACGATCGGTGGCCCGGTGCGCACCGGTTCGCCATCCGGAAAGCCGTTGAGCGACATGAAGCCGCTTTCGGCCTGCGTAATCGGGTCGAAGCCCGGGCGCAGCGCGAAATCACCCTTGCGGCCATAGGCGGAGATCGAGCAATAGATCAGCCGCGGATTGGACGGCGACACCGACGCATAGTCGAGACCGAATTTCTTCATCACGCCGCCGGAGAAATTCTCCACCACGACGTCTGCCTTGGCAACCAACGCGCGCGCGACTTCGAGCGCGGCCGGATTGTTGAAATCGAGCGCAATGCCGCGCTTGTTGCGGTTGAGGCTCAGATACGCTGCGCTTTCGCCGCCGATTTCAGCGTGCTCGTAAGCTCGCGTGTCGTCCCCACCGTCCGGATTCTCGATCTTGATGACCTCGGCCCCGAAATCGGCCAGCGTTTGGGTGCAGGCCGGGCCGGCGACGACGCGGGTGAAGTCGACCACCAGCAGGCCATCGAGCGCCGTCGGAACTCCCTCCCCGCGCGGCGCGCGCCCTGGCAACTCTGGTTTGGTCATGATCTGACGCTTCCTCTGTTATTTTGTCAGGCGAAATACGACGGCCCTTGCCAGGACCGGCACTGCCTGCCTTTTAGCGGAAGCCCGTCACCAGAACCAAACCCGGATTTTGCAGGGCGGGACCTTCGCCTGACATGGCTGTCACCGGCAAGGGGGTCCCGCAGTGCCGACACGGTCAAACGATTCGAATGTCAAGGAAACCCGCCGGATACCGGATCCGTCAGCGCGTCAGGCGAGCGGAAGAATGGACATCGGCGGGTAGCGACGCTTCGTCGCCACCCGCTCGAGAACCGTCGCACTATTCGGCGATCATTTCGCCGGAGCCGCCGAACTCGGCCGGAAAGTCCTTCAGCTTCGGCAGGCCATCGCGTATCGGCAGCACTGCCTCGGAATAGTTGACGTGAACGCCGGGGCTGAACTTCAGCGTCGGGATCGTCGCCGTGAACACGTCGACGAGCCCAAGCGTCGGGTGGTTCGTCATCAGGTGACCGCCGCACTTGGTGCAGTATTTGCGCTGGCTCATCGCGGTCTTCTCGAACGTCCCGACATGATCGGCGCCCTTGGTGACTTCGACCGCCTCGGGCTTCCAGAGGCTGAACGCATTCACTGGGCCGCCGGACCAGGAACGGCATGAACGGCAGTGGCAGTAGCCCATCGCCTCAGGCTCCCCGGTGACCTTGAGTTCGACGGCGCCGCAAAAGCAGGTTCCAGTGTGATTCATCGCTCGGTTCTCCCTTGGGTGAATTGATCGGAGGGTGAATTGATCAGACTCCGCGCCGGCATCGACCCACGTTACTCGTGATGTTCACGATGCAGGATAAGATCAAGGCGGGCATAGCCGCTGCGAACTCCCTTGTGGACGTACAGACCATTCCTCGCACGGGAGGCAATCACGCTGCGCTCCAATGCAGACAGGTCGTCGACGCGAGCGAAGTTACATGAGAGTCCGCGCTGCTGTCGACCGTCTTCGACGCAGATAGGGATGAGCTCAGTGTGAGGCAAAGCACAGTGCCGCAACATGATGAATCACTGCCGCGCCAGATGCCTGAGCGGCACCCGGCACGTGAGCACATCACTTCAGATCAGCATTGACGGTGCTTCACCGGAACCTTGTTCGGCGTGGCAAGCCCGTACATCAGCGCCAGCCGATCCAGGCATTCCTTGAGGCGCCGCGCAAAATAGTCCTGCCAGCGCTGCGTACGCAAGCCGCGCCGCTGCCCCAGCTGCTCCATGGTCATGCCGAGGATCAGGACGTCGTGCACCAGCGCCGAACCGTCGGCACCAAGCTCATGCTCGGCACGATTCAGGCGCAAGGTCGCCTGGCGCTGTCCCTCCGTGATCGGCTCTCGTTGCTGACCGCCGTCAACATATTCACGCGTCGTATCCACCGCGCGAGGGCCGCGCTCGGCCTTCTCCCAATCGTTCTGGAAGGCCCGGCCGCTCCGGTACTGTGTGTCGTCGATCTGCCGGTGTGCATGCAACCGGCCGAGCGGGTCGTTGCGTATCGAGCGAAAGGCAACGATCTTCTCGCCCGGCTCGAGCGCGAGGGGATCGTCGATCTCGACGGTCGCCACCTCGGCGTTGACGAGCAGATCCTGGGAGCGCCGATCATGTGTTCCAGCGGGATCGTACGGTTTCCGGCGTTTTGCACGCGGCATTGGTGACCTCCGAAATGTGTGATGAAAGCGCGCGGCGGCGTCCGCGCGACCGTGGTTGTGTGGACCGACATCGATCGGTCGGGAGGTGAGCGGCCTCAGATGGCCCCGATGGCTTGAAGCCAGGCGTCGTTCAGTACCGGCCTCGTCGATGCCTCGGGATCGCGGCTCAGGTGAAAATGCGGCGTGCAATAGCTCGCGCCCGGCCGGCACGGGTGACCACAGAAGGTCATGGTTTCGCCGTCGGCATCCCCGCCATAGGGATAGCGGCAGTCTCCGCGCTTGAGGTCGAACAGTGAAAGGTGCCGTGGCGCGACCGCCGCGCAACGAAGTTGGGGCAGCTCCACCGTTTCGGTGAAGCTTTTCGGCCAGCGAAGCAGATCGGGCTTGAGCTCGGCCCGCCCTTCACGCAGGCGCCCGATCCTCGGTGGCTCCGGCAAGGCCGGCTTGGGTGGATCGAGATGCCCTGGCAGGGACGGCTCTGGCCGATCGAGGCCCGCCAGCCCCATGCGCTGCGCCCGGCTGAGGGCCGCGTTGCGTGTATAGGCCGTGCTGAAGGTTGCGTTGATCGTGTCAGCGATTTCCGAATAGGACAAGCCGCGGGCGCGCAGGTCCTGCAAGGCAGCCGAATGCTCCGGCAGCCAGTTCACCATATCCATTCCAAATTCCCATTTTTGTCATTCCGCCGGCGCCTCGCACACCTTCCGATATTCAGAAGAAAAAGTCAAGCTTGAATTCTGATAATCGTAACGGTAAGAGTATGTCCAGCTTTGGAGAGGATGAAACATGCTGGACGCGGCACTTATCGAACGAGCTCTGGAAAAGACGGGAAAGAGCAAGGGCGGGCTTGCCCGCGCAATGGGGGTTCGGGCCGGGGCGGTGTCCGAAATCCTGTCGGGAATCCGCTTGATCAAGGCATCGGAGATCGCCCCGATCATGGAATATCTGGAGCTGAACGCGGTGCCGATCGTGGGCCGGGTCGGCGCCGGCGCCTCGATCCAGCCGGAACTTGAGCAGGTCCCGCCGGAGGGTCTCGGCGAGATCGAGCTTCCCTTCCCGATGACGGAGGAAACCGTCGCTTTCGAGGTTTCGGGCGATTCGATGCTGCCGAAATACGAGAACGGCGATGTCATCGTGGTGTATCGCGAGCAGCGCTATCCGCTGTCGAGCTTCTACGGAGAGGAGGCTGCGGTCCGGCTGAAGAGCGGCGAGCGCTATCTGAAGACGATCGAGCGGGGCAGTTCGTCCGGCACGGTCAACCTCAAGAGCTTCAATGCCAAGCCGATCAACGGCGTCAAGCTCGAATGGATCGGCGAGATCTGCGTCACCCTGCCCCGCGGCCAGATCGAAAGGCTGCGCGGCAAGACGGCGGCGAAGGGCCGCAAATCAGCCCGGGCGCAGGGCGGACGGTCGTCCGAGAAATAGCCGCCCGGCTTCAGGGGCTGGCCTGACCGATTCGGGTGCCTTCGGCCCGAATCGGTTGGTGCGACCGCGCCCGAGTTCCGATTATCGTCAATTTCCCTTGACACAATTCCGATTATCGGAAATAATGGACAACGAAAGTCAACGCATCGAACCGCCAGGCAATGCAGTATTTTGTTGTGATGATCGACTATGGCCGCCGTGGCCGCGAGGCGATCGTCGATCCCGAAATGACGCGGCGCGAGGTCATCTCACGGGTCGCGTCGGGGGAATACACCAACATCAGCTTCATCCACGAGGTTGCCGAGTGCTCGGTCGAGGATATCACGGACGATATCCTCGCGGAGGCTGCCCTGCCGGAGGTCGCCCCGACCGGCGCGAACCTGCAAGCCAGTACACTGGATCACGCCCGCGACCTGCGCAAACACGAGCCGGTCTGACCGCGCTCACGCGGTGATTGCGAAAACGTGATCTTTCTTGAACCGGCCACTTGGCCGGAACCCGAAACAGACTAGATAGGGTTCACGCAGAGTCTATTCGGACCGGGCGTGGGTTCCCACTAGATTCGCGAACTCGTTTTCTCGGGCCGGCAGATTTCACCTTCAGATGACTTCGACAACAAACGCCGAGATCGCGAGAGCCGGTGGCGATCTCAGGATCGCACTGCTGCTTGGCATCGCAAACTGGTTTCTGTTCCTGGATCACGTGCCGCACAACGTCGTCAGTGCGCTGACCATGCGCAATTTCGGCTTTAGCGGCGCGACCGATCTTTTTGTGTTCATCGGCGGCTATGCGGTGACGCTCATTTACGCCCGGATGGCGCTGGAGCGCGGATTCGTGGTGGCTGCGACCCGGATCTTCAAGCGCGTATGGCAGCTCTATGCTGCCTATATCGTCCTGTTCGTGATCTATGTCGAGTTGATCAGCTATGTCGCCACGCGGACCGCGGCGCCCGAGATCATCAGCGAGTTCAACATCACCGGATTCATCGACCACCCGATCCGGACGCTGATCTACGGCTTGTTCCTGCAGGCCAAACCCCTCAATCTCGACGTGCTGCAACTCACTATCGCCCTGATGGCCTTCCAGCCGTTCGTCGTACTCGGATTGCTCTACGTGCCGAATGCAACGCTTCTCGCGTCAGTGGCGCTTTACGCTACCGCCCGCGTGTTCGACTGGAACCTGACTTCATATCCGTACGGAGATTGGTACCTTAATCCGTTCTGCTGGCAATTGCTGTTCGTAATGGGTGGCTGGCTCGCGCTCATCGGCACGCGCTATGCACCCGCGATCCGCGCGATGCAGGCCGTTGCCGCGCTGCGCGCCACGGCGTTGCTGTACCTGCTGTTCGCGCTGACGATCGTCTCCAGTAGCGATATCCCCGCACTCGCCCAAATGATGCCGAGCGGACTGAGCGACATGCTGCTG from Bradyrhizobium sp. B124 includes:
- a CDS encoding DJ-1/PfpI family protein, with product MPSKTAKPPRPEPRDKKATRRIAIVAFPGVTLLDISGPAQVFAELEAIELPGPDYSLSYLSTSGGLVPTDVGMMIDTAPIASVAPAQVDTLVIPGGPGIWKIRNDAELMNWITEALPKARRIASVCLGAFALAWTGILDGKRAATHWRYCPRLQDSFPDIRVEPNAIFVKDGHVWSSAGVSAGIDLALAMIEEDFGHTIALDVARRLVVFLKRPGGQSQFSTVLAAQASDVEGRFSALHAWIIENITSDLKVETLAEKAGMTPRTFARTYVSRTGMTPASGVEALRVETARLLLESRQIGGVVEVAKRAGFGDDERMRRAFLRHLGVSPTEYRNRFSGS
- a CDS encoding MFS transporter, whose product is MSMLGQQAVYAPTTRFTDRAYLAWTAVAIAYAIAFLQRVSPQSVSLSFLHDFNTDAAGVAMLASSYFWGYTLMQIPAGLLVDRYGVKRVVLLSMIASSLGSAAFALAPNLLDVFAARLIVACGDALVFTALLKLVAQSFADERFGMMSGISQVSGYVGGVIATTPLAAAVSGFGWRACFLFIACIGLANLAYAKLALKPDPASHSNKTLKGVVIAARQSLAHIANWGCAMTFASHFAVVTTLSGVWGIPMVAHFFHISPTAAGTPLLAFMIGNALGSIFLGHAADRAAAALDRALIGICVLRMLLIAMLLPQVARTFGLAYVTVVFTALGLVAGGTVPLVLKCVKKLYTSELIGVGASVNTTAAGIFAGVSQPIIGFAMLAASNASGTDAVHNTAAIGDGGYSALIVILLLMSLPGIAGPLLMRSKLIAR
- a CDS encoding YqcI/YcgG family protein, whose amino-acid sequence is MERLFLRKGEVASNFPVSSWQSVMFSEFEAQMSSEARPFPCVFGVTGHRQDQLRYLFLDPYDVAVLGEQLAQYVSEARSFGPNTSLIVFTRPRPVQTLDAYYRKMWLTLDQLARLDKNPWPSEIPEQIDHPMWEFSFAGEPIFVVCTTPAHVMRQSRRSSAFMLTFQPRWVFDKILGTEKAATAAFAEVRKRLIPYDSASPSPLLGRYGATDGREYLQYFLHDDNNASGGCPFAKLAQNKTPAIANKEQAA
- a CDS encoding cupin domain-containing protein — translated: MTQIIAGTKTEFAIDPEILNLLPAQGSVELQHDAAGKVHHFHTHPVDEILMIISGRLNFIWDGGERVVGAGDTILLPAGTRHQSEALEGGAIYVIATQPPARSMNN
- a CDS encoding CoA transferase, yielding MMTKPELPGRAPRGEGVPTALDGLLVVDFTRVVAGPACTQTLADFGAEVIKIENPDGGDDTRAYEHAEIGGESAAYLSLNRNKRGIALDFNNPAALEVARALVAKADVVVENFSGGVMKKFGLDYASVSPSNPRLIYCSISAYGRKGDFALRPGFDPITQAESGFMSLNGFPDGEPVRTGPPIVDMATGMSACNAILLALIARDRLGRGQQVEVALIDTAVSMTGFYGMAYLINGNNPGRFGNSPNGSPTVGVYRASDGPLYMACANDRLYRRLVTDVLDRPDLVTDPEFAHRKARTANKEKLRAIIASVFASDTLEHWMAKMKKANIPVGYLRTVEEGFNAPEVRDRHRLSRIAHPTAGSVPNIESPVNMSLTPTVDPVAAPLLGQHTRDVLSKTLGYDDRRIAALAEAGAFGKPGNTG
- a CDS encoding GFA family protein gives rise to the protein MNHTGTCFCGAVELKVTGEPEAMGYCHCRSCRSWSGGPVNAFSLWKPEAVEVTKGADHVGTFEKTAMSQRKYCTKCGGHLMTNHPTLGLVDVFTATIPTLKFSPGVHVNYSEAVLPIRDGLPKLKDFPAEFGGSGEMIAE
- a CDS encoding DUF6456 domain-containing protein; the protein is MPRAKRRKPYDPAGTHDRRSQDLLVNAEVATVEIDDPLALEPGEKIVAFRSIRNDPLGRLHAHRQIDDTQYRSGRAFQNDWEKAERGPRAVDTTREYVDGGQQREPITEGQRQATLRLNRAEHELGADGSALVHDVLILGMTMEQLGQRRGLRTQRWQDYFARRLKECLDRLALMYGLATPNKVPVKHRQC
- a CDS encoding GcrA family cell cycle regulator, which gives rise to MDMVNWLPEHSAALQDLRARGLSYSEIADTINATFSTAYTRNAALSRAQRMGLAGLDRPEPSLPGHLDPPKPALPEPPRIGRLREGRAELKPDLLRWPKSFTETVELPQLRCAAVAPRHLSLFDLKRGDCRYPYGGDADGETMTFCGHPCRPGASYCTPHFHLSRDPEASTRPVLNDAWLQAIGAI
- a CDS encoding XRE family transcriptional regulator, producing MLDAALIERALEKTGKSKGGLARAMGVRAGAVSEILSGIRLIKASEIAPIMEYLELNAVPIVGRVGAGASIQPELEQVPPEGLGEIELPFPMTEETVAFEVSGDSMLPKYENGDVIVVYREQRYPLSSFYGEEAAVRLKSGERYLKTIERGSSSGTVNLKSFNAKPINGVKLEWIGEICVTLPRGQIERLRGKTAAKGRKSARAQGGRSSEK
- a CDS encoding OpgC domain-containing protein; its protein translation is MTSTTNAEIARAGGDLRIALLLGIANWFLFLDHVPHNVVSALTMRNFGFSGATDLFVFIGGYAVTLIYARMALERGFVVAATRIFKRVWQLYAAYIVLFVIYVELISYVATRTAAPEIISEFNITGFIDHPIRTLIYGLFLQAKPLNLDVLQLTIALMAFQPFVVLGLLYVPNATLLASVALYATARVFDWNLTSYPYGDWYLNPFCWQLLFVMGGWLALIGTRYAPAIRAMQAVAALRATALLYLLFALTIVSSSDIPALAQMMPSGLSDMLLQNDREDVAPHRILHFLTLTFLFTWLVPRDWGYLRSYALQPIIKCGEEWLAVFCAGVFLSFAAHLILITGPYSLTRQVAVSLAGLAAMTAVAYYVSWSKQQDNKSAVGAHS